A single window of Marinobacter sp. SS13-12 DNA harbors:
- a CDS encoding ABC-type transport auxiliary lipoprotein family protein, which produces MTIALTRLLIATVATVSLAGCTVFPDQPAHQIFQLPAPKAPETTAETIDRTLRISTPLAVAPIDSSRILVKPTPHEIRAYQGSRWSNRAPVLVAAYLLEAFRRDGRMATVVTDTSAVQSDLTLTGDLTRFQAEYQDGKPVIHLELNLQLIDERSRKPVASKQFETSYAAGGESVESVVEAFGQASSELARQVINWTVAQI; this is translated from the coding sequence GTGACAATCGCATTGACGCGTTTACTGATTGCCACCGTAGCGACGGTGTCGCTGGCCGGCTGCACCGTGTTCCCGGACCAACCGGCCCATCAGATTTTCCAGTTACCGGCACCGAAAGCGCCGGAGACCACCGCTGAAACCATCGATCGCACTCTACGCATATCGACACCGCTGGCAGTGGCGCCGATTGACAGCTCCCGGATTCTGGTCAAACCGACGCCCCATGAAATCCGTGCCTATCAGGGTTCACGCTGGAGCAACCGGGCGCCGGTGCTTGTTGCCGCGTATCTGCTGGAAGCCTTCCGGCGGGACGGGCGGATGGCAACGGTGGTAACCGATACCAGCGCCGTACAGAGTGACCTTACCCTGACTGGCGACCTCACCCGGTTCCAGGCCGAGTATCAGGATGGCAAACCGGTTATCCACCTGGAACTGAACCTGCAGCTGATTGACGAGCGCAGCCGGAAACCCGTTGCAAGCAAACAATTCGAGACCAGTTACGCGGCAGGTGGAGAGTCTGTCGAAAGTGTGGTGGAAGCCTTCGGACAGGCCAGCAGTGAGCTGGCCAGGCAGGTAATCAACTGGACGGTGGCTCAGATCTGA
- a CDS encoding MlaD family protein, whose amino-acid sequence MEPRAHHVLIGLFTLVFLASALLFALWLAKASTDREYAWYEVIFDRGVSGLSEGSPVKYSGIEVGDVYELRLDPEDPRNVRALIRVYSDVPIKEDTRAGLALTNITGSMSIELEGGNPESRTLEGDRESPPSIYAEPSAFSTLMATSEKLFAKLDLVMTNANAMVSPENARHLTRSLENIETISSGLLEQREALRNLVTSFDQLSGQTEATLETFRRFGATANALLDNEGRQLFATAQSAMDSLEASTARLDELTARNEGALDQGMQGAAELAPAMRELRNTLRGLNSVIYRFEDDPSGLFLGREPIQEFNP is encoded by the coding sequence ATGGAACCCAGAGCACATCATGTCCTGATCGGGCTATTCACGCTGGTCTTCCTGGCCAGCGCATTGCTGTTTGCACTGTGGTTGGCCAAAGCCAGCACCGACCGGGAGTACGCCTGGTACGAGGTTATTTTTGATCGTGGTGTGAGCGGGCTATCCGAAGGCAGCCCGGTCAAGTACAGCGGGATTGAGGTAGGCGATGTCTACGAACTACGGCTGGACCCGGAAGATCCTCGCAATGTGCGGGCGCTCATCCGGGTCTACAGTGATGTCCCCATCAAGGAAGACACCCGGGCCGGTCTGGCGCTGACCAACATCACTGGCAGCATGAGCATTGAGCTCGAGGGTGGCAATCCGGAAAGCCGCACGCTGGAGGGTGACCGTGAGTCTCCGCCGTCCATCTACGCCGAGCCATCCGCCTTCAGTACCCTCATGGCCACCAGCGAAAAACTCTTTGCCAAGCTCGACCTGGTAATGACGAATGCCAACGCCATGGTGTCGCCAGAGAACGCCCGCCATCTAACGCGCAGCCTGGAAAACATCGAGACCATTTCGTCAGGCCTCCTGGAACAGCGGGAAGCATTGAGAAACCTGGTGACCAGTTTCGACCAGCTCAGCGGCCAGACCGAAGCCACACTGGAAACCTTCCGCCGTTTTGGCGCCACCGCCAATGCCCTGCTGGACAATGAAGGCCGGCAGCTATTCGCGACCGCACAAAGCGCCATGGACTCTCTGGAGGCTTCCACCGCCCGACTGGATGAGCTTACTGCCAGGAATGAGGGTGCTCTGGACCAGGGCATGCAGGGCGCCGCAGAACTTGCTCCCGCAATGCGGGAGTTACGCAACACCCTGCGAGGCCTCAACAGTGTGATCTACCGATTTGAAGACGACCCGTCTGGCCTGTTTCTGGGCCGCGAGCCAATCCAGGAGTTTAACCCGTGA
- a CDS encoding ABC transporter ATP-binding protein — protein sequence MNQRASQQDVVIRVRELCNRFGTNEVHTNLDMDLNRREILGVVGGSGTGKSVLLRSIVGLHQPDSGVIEVFGEELQALSPDQRSRVERRFGVLFQGGALFTSLTLQENVALPLIEHARLSREDAEYLARMKLALVGLPAKASTMVPAQLSGGMVKRASLARAIALDPEILFLDEPTAGLDPIGAAAFDRLIVTLRDALGFSVFLVTHDLDTLYSTCDRVAVLSNKQVLVEGPLDIVENTDDPWIRDYFHGPRGRAAQRSQSASGREVG from the coding sequence GTGAATCAACGGGCCTCGCAACAGGATGTGGTTATCAGGGTCCGGGAGCTATGCAACCGGTTTGGCACGAACGAGGTCCACACGAATCTGGACATGGACCTCAATCGCCGGGAAATACTGGGTGTGGTCGGTGGATCAGGCACCGGCAAGTCTGTGCTGCTGCGCAGTATTGTTGGCCTTCATCAGCCCGATTCAGGCGTCATTGAGGTCTTCGGTGAGGAGTTGCAGGCGCTCTCGCCGGACCAGCGGTCCCGGGTGGAGCGGCGCTTTGGTGTGCTGTTCCAGGGTGGCGCCCTCTTCACATCCCTGACGCTGCAGGAAAATGTTGCCCTGCCGCTGATTGAACACGCCAGGCTCTCCAGGGAAGACGCAGAGTATCTCGCCAGAATGAAGCTGGCACTGGTAGGCCTGCCTGCCAAAGCAAGCACCATGGTGCCTGCGCAGCTCTCCGGCGGTATGGTAAAACGGGCCTCACTGGCACGAGCAATCGCGCTGGACCCGGAAATTCTGTTCCTCGATGAACCCACAGCGGGGCTTGACCCCATCGGTGCAGCGGCGTTTGACCGGCTGATTGTGACGCTGCGGGACGCGCTGGGCTTCAGCGTGTTTCTGGTCACTCACGACCTGGATACGCTATACAGTACCTGTGACCGGGTGGCGGTGCTGTCAAACAAACAGGTACTGGTTGAAGGTCCGCTGGACATCGTCGAAAACACCGACGACCCCTGGATCCGCGACTATTTTCACGGGCCACGAGGCCGGGCTGCCCAACGGTCGCAGTCAGCAAGCGGCAGAGAAGTCGGATGA
- a CDS encoding ABC transporter permease — protein MPSPGKLDYQADRLVVTGDWTLPNYARLRQEVGTALASRKTADHAPDLSSIEALDTAGASLLADLLGAQRLLELTDDKSGLAPERRDLLRLVGEALATPEEEPPRQGSAIIAFLARVGEQVAEYWGQQRLLMGFTGQILGTMAAILPTPWRWRMTSLVAHIHQTGLNALPIVALLTFLVGAVVAFLGATVLDEFGATIYTVNLVAFSFLREFGVLLAAILLAGRTASAFTAQLGSMKANEEIDALRTFGLSPIELLVIPRVLAMVISLPILTFVGMISGIVGGSLVCVLVLDISIPQITNILETKVAVVHFLVGLGKAPVFAFVIAVIGCLEGFKASGSAESVGEHTTSAVVQSIFMVILLDSIAAIFFMEMGW, from the coding sequence ATGCCCTCACCCGGCAAGCTAGACTATCAAGCCGATCGCCTCGTCGTCACAGGCGACTGGACGCTGCCGAACTATGCCAGGCTTAGGCAGGAAGTCGGCACCGCCCTCGCCTCACGGAAAACGGCAGACCACGCCCCGGACCTGTCTTCCATTGAAGCACTGGATACGGCCGGCGCTTCGTTGCTGGCGGATCTTCTTGGCGCCCAACGATTACTGGAGCTGACCGATGATAAGTCGGGGCTTGCGCCGGAACGACGGGATCTGTTGCGCCTGGTCGGCGAGGCCCTTGCCACACCAGAGGAAGAACCGCCCCGTCAGGGGTCGGCGATTATCGCGTTCCTTGCACGGGTGGGCGAACAGGTTGCGGAATACTGGGGCCAGCAACGCCTGTTGATGGGTTTCACCGGGCAGATACTTGGAACGATGGCCGCCATCCTGCCGACACCCTGGCGTTGGCGTATGACCTCACTGGTGGCCCATATCCACCAGACCGGGCTCAATGCGCTGCCCATTGTTGCCCTGCTTACCTTTCTGGTGGGCGCGGTGGTCGCGTTTCTGGGTGCCACCGTTCTTGATGAGTTCGGCGCCACTATCTATACCGTCAACCTGGTGGCATTTTCCTTCCTGCGGGAGTTTGGCGTGTTGTTGGCGGCCATTCTGCTGGCAGGCAGAACTGCCAGCGCCTTCACGGCACAGCTCGGCTCCATGAAAGCGAATGAGGAGATCGACGCGCTGCGAACCTTCGGGCTCAGCCCGATTGAACTTCTGGTTATCCCCCGGGTTCTGGCGATGGTCATCTCCCTGCCGATACTGACTTTTGTCGGCATGATCAGTGGCATCGTCGGTGGTTCACTGGTCTGCGTATTGGTACTCGACATTTCGATCCCCCAGATCACCAACATTCTGGAAACCAAGGTCGCCGTCGTTCACTTTCTGGTCGGGCTTGGTAAAGCGCCCGTATTCGCCTTTGTTATCGCAGTGATCGGCTGTCTTGAAGGTTTCAAGGCCAGTGGCAGTGCCGAATCCGTCGGTGAGCACACCACCTCTGCCGTGGTACAGTCGATCTTTATGGTCATCCTGCTGGACTCCATAGCGGCAATTTTCTTCATGGAGATGGGTTGGTGA
- a CDS encoding DUF3135 domain-containing protein, with protein sequence MDMPTFDELKELAQRDPEGFERLRAELIEDCIRRSSECNQRRLRGLQFVIEARRRVARNPMKALLDIQGMMYDSLISLQQALLDQQGRCASPLPKNARVLHFRPPVSSVD encoded by the coding sequence ATGGACATGCCTACGTTCGATGAGCTCAAGGAGCTGGCTCAGCGTGACCCGGAAGGCTTTGAGAGATTACGCGCGGAATTGATTGAAGACTGCATTCGCCGCAGTTCGGAGTGCAACCAACGTCGGCTGCGGGGCCTTCAGTTTGTGATCGAGGCCCGGCGCCGAGTAGCCAGGAATCCGATGAAGGCATTATTGGATATTCAAGGAATGATGTACGACTCACTTATCAGTCTACAACAAGCCCTGCTGGACCAGCAGGGCCGTTGTGCCTCACCGTTGCCGAAAAACGCGCGAGTGCTGCACTTTCGACCGCCCGTATCATCTGTGGATTGA
- a CDS encoding zinc-binding dehydrogenase has translation MSENNIELTSTISEDNKLEVALREIEIPQPGENQVVIRVEAAPINPSDLGVMFSAADMTTASQSGSADRPVISADVPAKFMGAVKKRVGKPIPVGNEGAGTVVAAGSSAAAQSLMGKTVAFIGGGSYRKYLCANVQSCLELEPGTTAVEGASSFVNPLTALAMVETMRAEGHKAIVHAAAASNLGQMLNRICIADGIDLVNIVRKPEQEALLRDMGAKYVVNSSRDSFMADLTQALIDTGATIAFDPIGGGRLASDILTCMEAAVSRNMTEYSVYGSDIYKQVYIYGGLDRGPITLNRSFGFAWAVNGFLLFNVLGKLGNEITAAMRKRIAAEIKTTFASHYTHEVSLAGALQLDAISVYGKQATGEKFLIKPQS, from the coding sequence GTGTCAGAAAACAACATCGAACTTACTTCCACCATTAGCGAAGACAACAAACTGGAAGTCGCCCTGCGCGAGATCGAAATCCCGCAGCCGGGCGAAAACCAGGTAGTCATCCGCGTCGAAGCCGCCCCGATCAACCCGTCTGACCTGGGAGTAATGTTCAGCGCGGCTGATATGACGACTGCCAGCCAATCCGGTAGCGCTGATCGCCCGGTCATCAGTGCCGATGTCCCGGCCAAGTTCATGGGTGCCGTGAAAAAGCGGGTTGGCAAGCCTATACCCGTGGGCAATGAAGGCGCAGGTACCGTCGTCGCTGCAGGCTCATCCGCCGCAGCGCAAAGCCTGATGGGCAAAACCGTTGCGTTCATTGGCGGCGGTAGCTACCGCAAATACCTCTGTGCCAATGTGCAAAGCTGTCTGGAACTGGAGCCGGGTACGACTGCAGTCGAAGGTGCTTCCAGCTTTGTTAATCCGCTGACTGCATTAGCCATGGTGGAAACCATGCGCGCTGAAGGTCACAAGGCTATCGTTCACGCTGCCGCCGCCTCTAACCTCGGGCAAATGCTTAACCGCATCTGCATCGCCGACGGCATCGACCTGGTCAATATCGTCCGCAAGCCGGAACAGGAAGCATTGCTGCGCGACATGGGTGCCAAGTACGTGGTCAACTCCAGTCGCGACAGCTTTATGGCAGACCTCACCCAAGCACTGATCGACACCGGCGCTACCATCGCTTTCGACCCAATCGGTGGCGGTCGCCTGGCTAGCGATATTCTTACCTGCATGGAAGCCGCCGTCTCTCGCAACATGACTGAATACAGCGTGTATGGATCTGACATCTACAAACAGGTTTATATCTATGGCGGCCTTGATCGCGGCCCCATCACACTGAACCGCAGCTTTGGTTTTGCCTGGGCTGTAAACGGCTTTTTGTTGTTCAATGTATTAGGAAAGCTCGGCAATGAAATCACCGCCGCCATGCGCAAACGCATTGCCGCCGAGATCAAAACTACCTTCGCCAGTCACTACACTCACGAAGTATCCCTGGCCGGCGCGTTACAGCTGGATGCGATCTCGGTTTACGGCAAGCAAGCTACCGGAGAGAAATTCCTGATCAAACCACAGAGCTAG
- a CDS encoding polar amino acid ABC transporter substrate-binding protein — MRIGLLIIAAFWCLPASSQTLQIMGSDEGFLPFYYGNSLNKGILVEVINEFSLEAGIAADFLPLPRKRQAWALEEGRANAVFANPLWMPLPDQMHTVGPVLTWRDRVFAQPGRQADSFDDLQGSICLRKWFVYSDRLEGRIGNDLVRLDAYNAQQMLSMFLHNRCDYAVMNEMEFRFLALLVQVDPDRYSTELIDADWPVYLGILKTEAALIEAAEAFFATHTIDVEAMLHKLPPPDRHVSIQPDQ, encoded by the coding sequence ATGAGAATAGGCCTGCTGATCATCGCAGCATTCTGGTGCCTTCCAGCTTCGTCCCAAACGCTCCAGATTATGGGGTCGGACGAGGGCTTTCTGCCATTTTATTACGGTAACAGCCTTAACAAGGGCATTCTGGTCGAGGTGATCAATGAGTTCAGCCTGGAGGCCGGTATCGCAGCCGATTTCCTCCCGCTGCCACGCAAACGGCAGGCCTGGGCCCTGGAAGAAGGACGAGCCAACGCGGTTTTCGCCAACCCGCTATGGATGCCGCTGCCGGACCAGATGCACACCGTCGGACCGGTGTTAACCTGGCGTGACCGTGTGTTCGCGCAACCTGGCCGACAAGCGGACTCCTTCGATGACCTTCAGGGCAGCATCTGCCTGCGCAAGTGGTTTGTCTACAGTGATCGACTAGAGGGGCGGATCGGTAACGATCTGGTCCGCCTTGACGCGTACAATGCCCAGCAGATGCTGAGCATGTTTCTGCACAACCGGTGCGATTACGCCGTCATGAATGAAATGGAATTCCGGTTTCTGGCACTGCTGGTGCAAGTCGATCCGGACCGTTACAGCACGGAACTGATCGACGCCGATTGGCCGGTCTATCTTGGTATCCTCAAAACCGAGGCGGCTCTAATTGAAGCGGCGGAAGCTTTTTTCGCTACGCACACGATTGACGTGGAGGCCATGCTACACAAACTGCCGCCGCCGGACCGGCACGTCTCTATTCAGCCGGACCAGTAA